TCCCTTCCCGCCTGGCGCCGCCCGGGAGAGCCCGCGCGAGGACGCCCGCCGCGCTCCGCCGGCCCTTTTTTGGCGctgagggaaaggagaagggcaGGGCCGCCGCCTCGCGGGAGCGGGCCCCGGGAGGAGGGGCCGCCGGAGAGGCCGGGCGAGCGCGGGCGGCCCTCACCTCGCCGCTCCTCCCGGGCCGCCATCCCTCGGCGCCCCGCCCGGAACCGGCGCGCGCGTAGGGGCTGGGAGGCCGGCGCGCAGATCTGGCGGTGAGCGCTGCCGCCCCGGGGCCCCCAGCCATGTCGGCCGAGGAGATGGTGCAGATCCGCCTGGAGGACCGCTGCTACCCGGTGAGCAAGAGGAAGCTCATCGAGCAGAGCGACTACTTCCGCGCCCTCTACCGCTCCGGCATGCGCGAGGCCCTGAGCCAGGAGGCCGGCGGCCCGGAGGTGCAGCAGCTGCGCGGCCTCAGCGCGCCGGGCCTGCGGCTGGTGCTGGACTTCATCAACGCCGGCGGGGCCCGCGAAGGCTGGCTCCTGGGCCCGCGCGGGGAAAAGGGCGGCGGGGTGGACGAGGACGAGGAGATGGATGAGGTGAGCCTGCTGTCCGAGCTGGTGGAGGCGGCCTCCTTCCTGCAGGTCACgtccctgctgcagctgctgctgtcCCAGGTGCGGCTCAATAACTGCCTGGAGATGTACCGCCTGGCGCAGGTGTACGGGCTGCCCGACCTGCAGGAGGCCTGCCTGCGCTTCATGGTCGTCCACTTCCACGAGGTGCTGTGCAAGCCCCagttccacctcctggggtctCCTCCCCAAGCTCCAGGGGATGTCAGCCTGaagcagaggctgagggaggcccGGATGACTGGGACTCCTGTCCTCGTGGCCCTCGGGGACTTCCTGGGGGGACCCCTGGCCCCTCACCCCTACCAGGGGGAGCCCCCGTCCATGCTCAGGTACGAGGAGATGACTGAGCGTTGGTTCCCGCTGGCCAACAACCTTCCTCCCGACCTGGTCAATGTCAGGGGCTATGGGTCTGCCATCCTGGACAACTACCTCTTCATAGTGGGCGGGTACAGGATCACTAGCCAGGAGATCTCCGCTGCGCATTCCTACAACCCCAGCACCAACGAGTGGCTCCAGGTGGCCTCCATGAACCAGAAGAGGTAAGCACCCCGGCAGAGTGCTGCTGccttctcattcattcacttgttcattaGTTCATTACCCCAGTGTTTACTGAGCCAGTAAATAGGGGAGGGTGTGCTGTGGTGGAAATGACATCTTCAGGAATGTTGTTGGCCTTGGCGCTGGCAAAATTCCCAATGAACTAAGAAATTGCGAAGAGGACGTCCCCAGTGAGGTCAAGAAGTGGAGTGGTTTTTTGGCAGGTATTGTGCCTTTAGGTGAAACTGCTTTCTTTGCCTCTGTTCTTGTGAAAAAAGATGTTGTGGTTTCCTACAAgaatactttaaaagaaaattgccccttaatttttaaaaaatttgtcttAGTTTTTAGGATTTGATCCTGATGATAATGATACACTGGACAGTAACCTGTAACACTGActttgggggatttttttctgATGTCAGTGACTGTGACAACAGAGTCTTCCACACTGTGATACCCATCATGATCAAGAGATAATCACTGGAAATGTATTAACGTTTGCAATAGGggttgcttttcttattttt
This sequence is a window from Homo sapiens chromosome 12, GRCh38.p14 Primary Assembly. Protein-coding genes within it:
- the KLHL42 gene encoding kelch-like protein 42; translation: MSAEEMVQIRLEDRCYPVSKRKLIEQSDYFRALYRSGMREALSQEAGGPEVQQLRGLSAPGLRLVLDFINAGGAREGWLLGPRGEKGGGVDEDEEMDEVSLLSELVEAASFLQVTSLLQLLLSQVRLNNCLEMYRLAQVYGLPDLQEACLRFMVVHFHEVLCKPQFHLLGSPPQAPGDVSLKQRLREARMTGTPVLVALGDFLGGPLAPHPYQGEPPSMLRYEEMTERWFPLANNLPPDLVNVRGYGSAILDNYLFIVGGYRITSQEISAAHSYNPSTNEWLQVASMNQKRSNFKLVAVNSKLYAIGGQAVSNVECYNPEQDAWNFVAPLPNPLAEFSACECKGKIYVIGGYTTRDRNMNILQYCPSSDMWTLFETCDVHIRKQQMVSVEETIYIVGGCLHELGPNRRSSQSEDMLTVQSYNTVTRQWLYLKENTSKSGLNLTCALHNDGIYIMSRDVTLSTSLEHRVFLKYNIFSDSWEAFRRFPAFGHNLLVSSLYLPNKAET
- the KLHL42 gene encoding kelch-like protein 42 isoform X1 — encoded protein: MSAEEMVQIRLEDRCYPVSKRKLIEQSDYFRALYRSGMREALSQEAGGPEVQQLRGLSAPGLRLVLDFINAGGAREGWLLGPRGEKGGGVDEDEEMDEVSLLSELVEAASFLQVTSLLQLLLSQVRLNNCLEMYRLAQVYGLPDLQEACLRFMVVHFHEVLCKPQFHLLGSPPQAPGDVSLKQRLREARMTGTPVLVALGDFLGGPLAPHPYQGEPPSMLRYEEMTERWFPLANNLPPDLVNVRGYGSAILDNYLFIVGGYRITSQEISAAHSYNPSTNEWLQVASMNQKRSNFKLVAVNSKLYAIGGQAVSNVECYNPEQDAWNFVAPLPNPLAEFSACECKGKIYVIGGYTTRDSLWRSCVATCHVS